In Weissella tructae, the DNA window GCACTCGCGGTCATTAGATTAGGAATTGTCTCAAATTTCTGTAGCAAAATCTTTGCGACTTTAGCCCCAACATTACGAATACCTAACCCAAATAACAATTTTTCAGCTGAATTTGTTTTAGATACAGCCAATGCTTCTAATAAGTTATTCGCTGATGTCTCACCAAACTTTTCCAATGTCACTAGTTGGTCTAATGACAAACGGTATAAGTCAGCCACATCGTGGACCAATTCATTGGCAACTAATTGCGCAATAATCTTTGGGCCTAATCCATCAATGTTCATTGCCAAACGTGAAGCAAAGTGTGCTAGACGTTCTTGCATTTGTGCCGGACATTGTGGATTGATACAACGTAAGGCAACTTCACCGTCCACGTGCACTAATTCTTCATGACACTCTGGACAATGTGTTGGTACGACATATGGTTCACTATCGTCAGCACGCTTAGTAAAGTTAACGGCACGAATTTCAGGAATGATATCCCCTGCTTTGTGTAAGTAGACCGTGTCGCCTAAGCGAATGTCTTTATCTGCTAGATAAGTTGGATTATGCAATGATGCACGCGCCACAGTTGTTCCAGCTAATTGGACTGGTGTCATCACCGCTGTCGGTGTAACAACGCCAGTGCGGCCCACAGTCCATTCAATCGTTTCAACAACCGTTTCAGCTTCTTCAGGTGGGAACTTATAGGCAATCGCCCAACGAGGGACTTTAACCGTACTACCTAGCTCTTCTTGCTGATGTAAGTCATCAACCTTAATCACAATTCCATCAATCCCATATGGCAAACCATCACGATCTGACGTATGTTGTTCAATATACATCTCTAGCTCATCTGTGTCCGCTGTGACACGTTGGCTCAAGGTGTTTACTGGCAATCCTAATTCATGCAAACGCGCAATGACGTCTGTTTGTGTTTGTAGGCCAAGTGTTGTTTGTGGTTCAACCAATTGATACAAGAACGCAGCCAAGCCACGTTCTTTCGTTACTTTCGCATCTAGCTGACGTAATGATCCAGCCGCCGCATTACGTGGGTTCGCAAAGGTTGCTAATCCCTCGTTTTCGCGTTGTGCATTCAAAGTCGCAAAGGCTTCTTTTGGCATATAGACTTCTCCACGCACTTCAATTGTGACCGGTTCATTTAGTTCTGCCGGAATGTCCGCAATTTGTTGGACATTCTGCGTCACATCTTCACCAATCAACCCATTTCCACGTGTTGATGCTTGTGTTAACTTTCCATCCACATACATCAAGCTAATTGCTAAACCATCAATTTTTAATTCAGCATTATACGCCAATGAATTGTTAAAGTGCTTTTGGGTCGTTGCCATCCATTCGGTTAATTCGGTCACGCTAAAGACGTCACCCAATGACAACATTGGAATTTCATGTGGCACCTTAGCCAAATCACTTTTGACCGTCGCACCACCTACTTGACGCAAGATTGAATCTGCCGCAATCAACTCTGGATAGGTGTCATTTAGGCCTACTAGCTCTGCATATGCACGATCATATTCCGCATCAGACACACTTGGTGCGTCATTTTCGTAATATTCTTGTGCCCACTGCTTAAGTGTACTTTCTAGCTCTAGAATGCGGGTTTGCGCATCTGATTCTAAAGTAAATGATTGTTCATTTTCATTAGTCATAGTCATTAAACCTCAAAATTTTAGTCTTCTACCTTAGTAATTGGTGCAAATGATGCCAACAAACGCTTGATTCCATCATTTGGAAAGACGATGTCTAATTCAGTGTTGTCACCTTCACCTGAAATCTTAACAACACGCCCAATTCCCCACTTCTTGTGAGAAACTTGGTCACCATCACGCCATGTTTTCGCAACGACTTCAGTGTTCTTTCCGCTAATTGTTGGTGCGGCGGCGCGAGCGGCTTGGTTTTGGGCCACACGTGAACGACCAGAGAATGTTGTCCCGGTTGCTGTTTGTGTACGACGCGCAAAGGGATAATCGTCATTGTTTCCGCCACTACGACCAGAGAATCCCATACTAATAGGCTCTGGTGACATAATTAGATTACCATCAATTTCATTGATGAAACGTGATTGTGGATTCGTTAATGTCTTACCATACAACAAACGTGAAAAGGCATTTGTCATGTACAGCTTGTCCTTAGCACGTGTAATTCCCACGTACGCTAAACGACGTTCTTCTTCCATTAACTTTTCTTCGTTATTGGCACTTCCCAGTGGGAATAGCGTTTCTTCCATTCCAACTAAGAACACAACTGGAAATTCTAGCCCCTTCGCCGCGTGAAGTGTCATCAAAGTTACTTGATCATTTGAATGTTCATCCACACTATCCAAATCTGAGACCAACGCTAATTCACCTAAGAAATCAACATACTTAGATACACTGTCTTCGCTTGGTTGATAATTTTGATCAAATTGTGCAGTTACAGATAGGAATTCGGCTAAGTTTTCCAAACGTCCTTGGTTTTCTGGTGTTGGGTTCGCCTTTAATGTCTTTTCGTAGTCTGACTTATCCAAAATGGCTTTTGTTAAGTCAGAAATACTCAAGTCGTCAGTCATTGTGGCACGTAGATTATTAATCATATTCGCAAATGCCATCAATTGGTTTGCCGCACGTGCAGTTAGACCTGGTACAAGACTCGCGTTAATTGCAGTTTCCAACAATGTCCAGTTATTTTGTGCCGCAAAAGCACGGAACTTTTCTAGACTTGTTAGTCCAATTCCACGCTTAGGTTCATTTACAACACGCAAGAAGCTTTCATTGTCCGCTGGATTGGTTACCAATGAGAAGTATGCCAAAACATCACGGATTTCTTTACGGTCGTAAAACTTTGAACCACCCACAATCGTGTATGGCATGTTAGCTTTCACTAACGCTTCTTCCATTCCACGTGATTGTGCGTTTGTACGGTACAAGATTGCGAAGTCTTTGTAGTTACGATCACTATCTTCAATACCCTTTTTAATTTGGCTGATGACATACATCGCTTCATCACGATCACTTTGGGCACGGTAATAGGTAATCTTTTCTCCTGCCCCGTTATCAGTCCATAGGTTTTTAGCAATACGCGCATCATTGTTTTCAATCACGCCATTGGCTGCGTCCAAGATTGTTTGCGTTGAACGGTAATTTTGTTCAAGCATAACGGTCTTAGCATCCGGATAGTCTTTCGTAAAGTCCAACATGATTTGCATGTTAGCACCACGCCAACCATAGATTGACTGGTCTGAATCACCAACTACGGCCAAATTACGGTGTAATCCTGACAACAATGTTACCAAACGGTATTGGGCATCGTTGGTGTCCTGGTATTCGTCGACGTGAACGTACAAGAATTTTTCTTGGTAAAAGTTCAAAACTTCAGGTTCTTTTTCTAACAAGTCAATCGTCAACATAATCAAGTCATCAAAGTCGACTGATTGCGCCAAACTCAATTGGTGTTGGTATTCCTTGTAGACCTTTGCGACGATGTCTTCAAATGGTCCTGATGCTTGTTCAGCGTACAACTTGGGTGTTAATAGTGCATTCTTCGCATTAGAAATGGCCCCTTGCACACTACGTGGATCATACTTATCTGTATCGACGTTCATGTCCTTCAAAATACGCTTAACCAAACTCTTTTGCGCACTTGCATCCACAATGGTAAAGTCACGCTTATACCCTAAGCGGTCAATATCACGACGTAAAATTCGTACGGCTAACGCGTGAAATGTTGATACCCAAACAGCATCCGCATCATTTTGTGAGACAAGTGTCCCAATACGCTCTTTCATTTCACGGGCTGCTTTATTCGTAAACGTAATCGCTAGAATACGCCATGGCATAACGTCTAAATCTTGAATCAAATGTGCCACACGATGTGTCAAAACACGTGTCTTACCTGATCCGGCTCCCGCCATAATCATCAATGGCCCTTCAGTGGTACTAACCGCCTCTGCTTGTCGCTCGTTCATTCCGTCTAATAACGCCGTCATATTACCCTCCTTGATATGCATACACATTATTCCGTTCGTACTTCGTGTGATACATAAATCGTTAATTTTGATTGTCTTAGTTGGGTGCCGAACAAAAACCATTTAGGTCATTACCCCAAATGGTTTACGCAATAACTGCACTTCTTACACAATTCAGTACTGTAAATTATAGCATAATCAACCAACTAACTTCTTCCGTTCACTCAATAAAATGGTCAGATATTATCTGGTTATTTTATTGATTGTCTCGTTTAGCGTACTGAATAATCTTCACACATATTTAACGCTTCTTTTTCAAATGCCGCGATAAAAATATCAAACAAAAAGTTTGAAGATTGATAAAATAGTCTATATAGCCTCCTTTCCTCTAGGCGGGAAATCTAACATTAGATTGGTTCATTAACGCTCACTCAATACATAGTCGCTTGGTTTCACGTGCAGAAAGGAATCACGTTAAAAGCTAGCGGAGGATATACAAGATGAGTAGAACACAAGTATTACGATTGATTGCCAGTATCGCGAGTGTGATGTCTGTATTGATGTATGTTTCCTATATTCCACAAATTATGAGTAATTTGGCTGGAAATCATGGTGACCCAATTCAGCCTCTAGTTGCGATGATTAATTGTATTTTTTGGACCATTCACGGTTGGTTCGGCTTAGATGGTCACACTAAAGACAAGGCCATCATTTTTGCGAATATCCCTGGAATCTTTTTTGGTGGCTTTGCCTTTTTAACAGCTATCATGCATTAATTTTTAGTGACTCTGCATCCTCAGAGCCACATACATAGCGAATCAGACATAAAAGGCCTATGCAGTAACACATGGGTAATTCTTCTTTGAAAATGAATAAAGGTACGCTAATTATATTTATTATCTCTACAGCCTGTAGTATCATACTTTTAACCCTTTAAGATTATGCTACAACATGATCATTAACTGGACACACGTGCACTCAGAATCACG includes these proteins:
- the ligA gene encoding NAD-dependent DNA ligase LigA, with the protein product MTNENEQSFTLESDAQTRILELESTLKQWAQEYYENDAPSVSDAEYDRAYAELVGLNDTYPELIAADSILRQVGGATVKSDLAKVPHEIPMLSLGDVFSVTELTEWMATTQKHFNNSLAYNAELKIDGLAISLMYVDGKLTQASTRGNGLIGEDVTQNVQQIADIPAELNEPVTIEVRGEVYMPKEAFATLNAQRENEGLATFANPRNAAAGSLRQLDAKVTKERGLAAFLYQLVEPQTTLGLQTQTDVIARLHELGLPVNTLSQRVTADTDELEMYIEQHTSDRDGLPYGIDGIVIKVDDLHQQEELGSTVKVPRWAIAYKFPPEEAETVVETIEWTVGRTGVVTPTAVMTPVQLAGTTVARASLHNPTYLADKDIRLGDTVYLHKAGDIIPEIRAVNFTKRADDSEPYVVPTHCPECHEELVHVDGEVALRCINPQCPAQMQERLAHFASRLAMNIDGLGPKIIAQLVANELVHDVADLYRLSLDQLVTLEKFGETSANNLLEALAVSKTNSAEKLLFGLGIRNVGAKVAKILLQKFETIPNLMTASAAEIAEIPGIGLVIGDSIEQYFAATHAQELIAALDELGLNLAYDAAIVINNDTPLSGKKVVLTGKLTEMTRTEASDWLESQGATVAGSVSKKTDLLVAGADAGSKLAKAQDLGIEIWSEQELKAQMNLPKYGIMVKDIAKIAMSFSMACRRG
- the pcrA gene encoding DNA helicase PcrA, translated to MTALLDGMNERQAEAVSTTEGPLMIMAGAGSGKTRVLTHRVAHLIQDLDVMPWRILAITFTNKAAREMKERIGTLVSQNDADAVWVSTFHALAVRILRRDIDRLGYKRDFTIVDASAQKSLVKRILKDMNVDTDKYDPRSVQGAISNAKNALLTPKLYAEQASGPFEDIVAKVYKEYQHQLSLAQSVDFDDLIMLTIDLLEKEPEVLNFYQEKFLYVHVDEYQDTNDAQYRLVTLLSGLHRNLAVVGDSDQSIYGWRGANMQIMLDFTKDYPDAKTVMLEQNYRSTQTILDAANGVIENNDARIAKNLWTDNGAGEKITYYRAQSDRDEAMYVISQIKKGIEDSDRNYKDFAILYRTNAQSRGMEEALVKANMPYTIVGGSKFYDRKEIRDVLAYFSLVTNPADNESFLRVVNEPKRGIGLTSLEKFRAFAAQNNWTLLETAINASLVPGLTARAANQLMAFANMINNLRATMTDDLSISDLTKAILDKSDYEKTLKANPTPENQGRLENLAEFLSVTAQFDQNYQPSEDSVSKYVDFLGELALVSDLDSVDEHSNDQVTLMTLHAAKGLEFPVVFLVGMEETLFPLGSANNEEKLMEEERRLAYVGITRAKDKLYMTNAFSRLLYGKTLTNPQSRFINEIDGNLIMSPEPISMGFSGRSGGNNDDYPFARRTQTATGTTFSGRSRVAQNQAARAAAPTISGKNTEVVAKTWRDGDQVSHKKWGIGRVVKISGEGDNTELDIVFPNDGIKRLLASFAPITKVED